TGAGGTAAAGAGGAGATACTACAAGGAGTGTAGCCAGGACGGGACACCGTGCGTCACACCGCTAGACTTCGACACAATAACTCTAAAGCCTCTCAAAGCAGCCCAGCCACAACCACGAGAGCTAGGAGCCGAAATACCTGCCACAACGCTTCTAGGAGCGCTCTTTGCCGGAGACACTATTGCACTCACGTTAGCAGGCGATGGCATAGTAATAGGTGCAGGTACATCCAAGGAGGAGACATGGCTGCTGTGGGGCGCATTGCCCCAGTTCTTTGAGGGAAGTAGGCTAGCCCGCTTTGTAGAAATAGGTAGTGGACTCCACGGCCACCCCGTAGAGATGGTTCTCCGAAGCGAGCCTGGCCACGTCTACGTGCTGGCGACTGATGGTGTTGATCCCGCAGCATTGGCTGAAACACTAATGGATATCGTACTAAATTACCCATCACCAACTAGTGTGGGCAATCCCGCAGCATACTTGCTTAGGAAGATTCTCGAAAAAACTGGCGGCTTTGATGACGATGCATCTCTAGTGTTCATATACCATACAAGCTAGCTCTTCTTATCTATAGAGGATATATCGTAGATGGTGACTAACACATCACTACGGCCACGTAGACTCTCTATGACGTTCTTTACCTGTTCTGGGTTCAACGGCATTCCTAGCTGCGCAGCCGCTACCACCCGACCATTGTCGGCAGCTATAAAGTAGTCTGAGTTATCTACCGATATACGGAGAAGTACTAGTTTCTTCCGTGACAATGCTGCGACAAAATCAGCCCCTGCGAGGGGACCACGGTAGAGTATGGGTGCACGGAGAACTGTCTCGATAACATAGGTTACGTTTGCAAGCTTCTCAGACATCTCCTTGCTCCACTTTTTCTCGTCAACTACAAGTTTGAACATTTTCTCTTCCGCTGCTTGTGGCCTAGCTGGAGCCTTCGCTTGTACAGTCTCTAGCTTCGCCGCTGCACCAGCTACTATGGAGATACGTATCCTATAATCGTTGAGTCTTTTTATGCTATAGCCTCTCTTAGCTGCCCAACGTTCTACAACAGAGACTGCTTCTTTGTCGACATCGACTATAGCTTCGCCAGTTCTTCTAATGAGCTTCTCGATTAGGTTATAGGGTATAAATGGACCCATACCACGTAGCTCAAGACTGTTCTCGGTCAAACACGTCACCCCATTTCCCTGATTATCCTACTTCTAGCTCTCTATGAATTCGAGTAGATCTGATAGAAGCTTCTTCACGCGCGCACGGCCAGCAAGCATCGGGCCATGGTGTGGGGCCAGCACCTCTATGTCGAGACTGATTACGCGTTCAAGCCACTCACGGAGAGGCCTTGACTCCGCCGTGTAGCTGACATAGCTCTTTACCATGTCCAGGTAGGCGTCGAAGTCGTCGACGTATATGCTCCAGAGACCCGGTGGTGATACTGCTCCGAGCACGTTTCCTGTAAACAGAACTTTCGCTGTCGGGTCATAGATCGAGACTACTGGTGCACCCCGTGTCCTAGCTGGTATGATGAGGAGCTTTGTAGAACCTAGCTCTAGCTCGGTCTCCCTCGCCGGTAGTATTGTGAGCTTTCCGGCTACCTCTCGTGCCGCTGAAGCCAGGAGACCGGCCCAGTAGGACGTGGCTAGTATATTAGCTCTATTTACTTTGGATGCTACCGCCTTTAGGCCTTCTGCAACGTCGGCCTCGGCGTGCGTGAGTAGTATGTACCTTACATAATCCATGTCGCCTATGACGTTGCGTAGACCACGTAGTAGTCTCTCATCGCCGCTGGGATTAATTATAGCCGCCTCGTAGTTATCAACTATGATATACGTGTTAGGGGCTATGCCACCATATTCTAGCCGGGTCTTGCCACCGACCCAGTATACTCTGTGCCCAGTACTCTCGTAGACTGGTTCAGGTTCGTAGAGGAGTGCCTCACTACTACCCGTGAGGCTCCATGCCTTTATCCGTACACGGTGGCCTGGCGGCCTTTGAGCTATTGTTATAGCTTGTTCTCCCTTAGCCTTTTTGCCATTTATCTCGGCATAGACACCTGTTACCTTGTTACCGCGTAGCACGAAGCGTAGTAGATACCTAGATTTGTAGTCCTTAACTTCTGCAAGGTAGTCGTCGTAGCCCAGTACTGCTGTAAGCCTTAAAGCTGCTTCTGTCAAGACATTTGAGACTGGAGTGAAACTATCATAGTAGACGAGAGTTGTAACGGGTGGAAGTGGTTCTTCCAGCGCGGCGAGGTTGTTGTCGGCTGACACTAGGTTTATCTTGGGCTGGGATGCCTCAATCCTCTTAGAGATGCCTTCTGCTATACTTTTCACAAATTCATTGACTAGCTTTGAGACTCTACCTCCGCCACCTCCACTAACAAGTATGTGACTACCTTCACCCGTATCGAGTATATCTATAGCTATTACGAGTGAATCCATATCACCCTTCATGACTAGCAATATAGTTTCATCGGTCTCATAGACTTTTACGTCTAGCCTTATTCTCCTAGTACCAAATCCCAGGAGACGTGGCACCTTGACTACTATGTAGCTTTCGCCAACCTCGTCAACACTGGGAATACCCTTTAAGAGCTCAGTAACTCTGCCTAGGAGCTTCCTAACACTCTCGGAGTCCAGCGCGACTGTGAGCCGTATGCTCATTCCTCCCTTCAGCCCCAGTTACCTTTTTTCCTAACCTAACTCTAGCATTTAGAGCCTTACCCGCTACAGAAGCTCGAACTCCGGCAAGCCCGGACGATAAAGCCGCTACTAGGGGTAAAATACTCCAGGACACGCTGACCCTAGACTGGGTGTAAAGCTGGGATGGCGTACAGCCTCAAAGACCTCGCCTGGCTTCTCGAAAAACTCCAGACAAAGGGCGTCAAAGGTGTAGTAGTGGGAAGCACCGTCATTGATCTCGAGCTCCGGAAGAAGCAGTTCGAAGACGATATAGACATATTCGTGATAGAGCCAAGTCCGCTCATCGAAGAAGACTTTTACCGCGGATTAGCTGAAGAAGAAGGATGGCAGATAAGCTATACTGCTCTCGGAACTCCAAAGCTCGTAGCAAAGCTCCCCAGCGGCGAGGAGGTAGTAGTAGAGCTCTACGAGAA
The window above is part of the Pyrodictium delaneyi genome. Proteins encoded here:
- a CDS encoding nucleotidyltransferase, which encodes MAYSLKDLAWLLEKLQTKGVKGVVVGSTVIDLELRKKQFEDDIDIFVIEPSPLIEEDFYRGLAEEEGWQISYTALGTPKLVAKLPSGEEVVVELYENILDYYIPPEILENAPKKRIGKTEARFIRPEDYIVLKAKAAREADIEDLRIVREYIDEGKLRVDERIIKRDVELLPEDDRGFVVNKLRELGFRV
- a CDS encoding MBL fold metallo-hydrolase — its product is MSIRLTVALDSESVRKLLGRVTELLKGIPSVDEVGESYIVVKVPRLLGFGTRRIRLDVKVYETDETILLVMKGDMDSLVIAIDILDTGEGSHILVSGGGGGRVSKLVNEFVKSIAEGISKRIEASQPKINLVSADNNLAALEEPLPPVTTLVYYDSFTPVSNVLTEAALRLTAVLGYDDYLAEVKDYKSRYLLRFVLRGNKVTGVYAEINGKKAKGEQAITIAQRPPGHRVRIKAWSLTGSSEALLYEPEPVYESTGHRVYWVGGKTRLEYGGIAPNTYIIVDNYEAAIINPSGDERLLRGLRNVIGDMDYVRYILLTHAEADVAEGLKAVASKVNRANILATSYWAGLLASAAREVAGKLTILPARETELELGSTKLLIIPARTRGAPVVSIYDPTAKVLFTGNVLGAVSPPGLWSIYVDDFDAYLDMVKSYVSYTAESRPLREWLERVISLDIEVLAPHHGPMLAGRARVKKLLSDLLEFIES
- a CDS encoding protein phosphatase 2C domain-containing protein, with product MPWRVWVATLNTVHGEDDISYWLSKDANRGAAAVADGVSTTGGGGASYLAAHGFTLACRILAREASLNTLRSCLSYVSKLARESNISDADTIAEVKRRYYKECSQDGTPCVTPLDFDTITLKPLKAAQPQPRELGAEIPATTLLGALFAGDTIALTLAGDGIVIGAGTSKEETWLLWGALPQFFEGSRLARFVEIGSGLHGHPVEMVLRSEPGHVYVLATDGVDPAALAETLMDIVLNYPSPTSVGNPAAYLLRKILEKTGGFDDDASLVFIYHTS